In Deltaproteobacteria bacterium, a single window of DNA contains:
- the pssA gene encoding CDP-diacylglycerol--serine O-phosphatidyltransferase — translation MTTGSSHKPTAPTKRKRLRLNLSRAMFVLPNLFTLSSVFCGLYAIALISGTPGPQELSGACLAVFFSAFFDMADGRVARLTRTQSDFGMQLDSLADAVAFGVAPAMIVYKWGLISLGMAGLVTAFIYLGCGLIRLARFNVLAAHEEGTSSYFTGVPIPLAAGMLCSVVMYHQQTLAEPAIKLTFVIGMTVALGILMVSNVRYRNFKNVKATATSMSILGALLAGFIGLAIGVKASFAFMIYFSGYILFGLIEEVIRLKRKVTARPAHPECDVLEEIEDDGFETTFSGEDSH, via the coding sequence ATGACTACAGGCAGCTCTCATAAACCAACGGCTCCAACCAAGCGTAAAAGGCTAAGACTCAACCTAAGCCGAGCCATGTTTGTTCTGCCTAACTTGTTCACTCTATCCAGCGTATTTTGTGGGCTCTATGCTATCGCCTTAATCTCAGGCACTCCGGGTCCTCAAGAGCTCAGCGGTGCATGCCTTGCGGTCTTTTTCAGCGCTTTTTTCGATATGGCCGACGGAAGAGTTGCCAGACTAACGAGAACTCAATCAGATTTCGGCATGCAGCTTGATTCTTTGGCCGATGCTGTTGCTTTCGGCGTCGCCCCCGCGATGATCGTCTACAAATGGGGCCTCATCTCCCTGGGAATGGCTGGCCTCGTCACTGCCTTTATTTACCTCGGCTGCGGTCTTATCCGGCTCGCCAGGTTCAATGTTCTCGCTGCTCATGAAGAAGGCACTTCGTCCTACTTTACCGGTGTGCCGATTCCACTGGCCGCCGGCATGCTCTGCTCCGTGGTCATGTACCACCAACAAACCCTCGCTGAACCCGCTATCAAGCTTACCTTCGTCATCGGTATGACCGTAGCACTTGGTATTTTGATGGTTTCCAATGTTCGCTACCGTAACTTTAAGAATGTAAAAGCGACCGCAACTTCTATGAGTATCCTCGGTGCGCTCCTCGCCGGCTTTATTGGCTTGGCCATTGGCGTCAAAGCATCATTCGCCTTCATGATTTACTTCTCAGGCTACATTCTCTTCGGGCTCATCGAAGAAGTCATCCGGCTCAAGCGTAAAGTGACCGCTCGCCCTGCACATCCTGAATGCGATGTACTTGAAGAAATAGAAGACGATGGTTTTGAAACCACGTTCTCAGGTGAAGACAGCCACTGA
- a CDS encoding spore maturation protein, translated as MLNAIWVVMIVIAVICGALTGTLDAVTKASIDSAKAAVDLAIGLVGIMAFWLGMMRILHHGGLLRDMASFLKPVMVRLFPDVPPEHPAMSMMIMNITSNMLGLGNAATPFGLKAMIEMNKLNKTQGVATNSMCLFLAINTSGLAIFPSGMIGLRAAAGAQYPGSIILTTMMATAISTTVAILSARVLSGLPMFKREALVTSQAQEVHSNDTEILALDTEEAEALMVDEQAEVPAWQKRAGYGLALSVAAALIYALNQKATAVDAPPLLDVFRGVLSDWLLVVLLVSIVIFGVVRGVKVYDAVVEGGKEGFDVALRIIPFLVAILVAVGMLRASGAIGLMVGVLDPFTSMIGMPAETLPMAMLRTLSGSGAYGLSSEIMAVHGADSLIGNIVSTMQGSTETTFYVLALYFGVARIKDSRHALPACLLADIAGVLGAVWACHLLLS; from the coding sequence ATGTTGAATGCCATCTGGGTTGTTATGATCGTTATCGCCGTCATTTGCGGCGCACTTACCGGTACTCTTGATGCTGTAACCAAAGCGTCTATCGACTCGGCGAAAGCTGCGGTGGATTTGGCCATTGGTCTGGTTGGTATCATGGCCTTTTGGCTGGGGATGATGCGTATTTTGCATCATGGTGGCCTGCTACGAGATATGGCTAGTTTTCTCAAGCCGGTGATGGTCAGACTTTTTCCTGACGTTCCCCCAGAGCATCCCGCGATGAGTATGATGATTATGAACATCACCTCGAATATGTTGGGATTGGGCAATGCGGCTACGCCTTTTGGGCTTAAAGCCATGATTGAGATGAATAAGCTCAATAAAACACAAGGTGTGGCCACCAATTCAATGTGTTTGTTTTTAGCGATCAATACATCGGGACTTGCGATTTTTCCTTCGGGGATGATTGGATTGCGGGCCGCGGCGGGCGCTCAGTATCCGGGTTCGATTATTTTAACGACCATGATGGCGACGGCCATTTCGACAACGGTTGCCATTTTAAGTGCGCGGGTATTGTCTGGCTTGCCGATGTTCAAACGTGAAGCTTTAGTGACTTCCCAGGCTCAGGAAGTTCATAGCAACGATACTGAAATCTTGGCTCTCGACACTGAAGAAGCTGAAGCGTTGATGGTTGATGAGCAAGCTGAGGTTCCTGCCTGGCAAAAGCGGGCCGGTTATGGATTGGCTTTATCTGTAGCGGCAGCGCTTATTTATGCCTTGAATCAAAAAGCGACCGCTGTAGATGCCCCACCTTTGCTTGATGTATTTCGGGGTGTCTTGAGTGATTGGCTTTTGGTCGTCCTTTTGGTTTCGATTGTGATCTTCGGAGTCGTACGAGGCGTGAAGGTCTATGACGCCGTTGTTGAAGGCGGTAAAGAGGGCTTTGATGTTGCGTTGCGGATCATTCCATTCTTGGTTGCTATTTTGGTTGCGGTTGGAATGTTGCGTGCGTCTGGAGCCATTGGATTGATGGTTGGCGTGTTGGACCCATTCACCAGCATGATTGGAATGCCGGCCGAGACTTTACCTATGGCAATGCTAAGAACGCTATCTGGTTCGGGTGCCTATGGGTTGTCCAGTGAGATTATGGCTGTTCACGGTGCAGATTCTTTAATCGGTAATATTGTCTCGACCATGCAAGGAAGCACCGAAACAACGTTCTATGTTTTGGCGCTCTACTTTGGAGTTGCCCGTATCAAGGACAGCCGTCATGCGCTGCCAGCTTGCTTGCTAGCGGATATTGCAGGGGTACTGGGCGCCGTTTGGGCCTGTCATCTCTTGCTTAGCTAA
- a CDS encoding tetratricopeptide repeat protein, with product MKAMRGGNYPKARQNFQTLLGSNPDWGLVHLQLGQMALNTDSNSKRAISHLSKATRLIPTNPRAQHQLGLAYQLGGNCLKALDAFNSAIELRASYLNAYISKAQCQEQKGQTGQAIKTLETVLAMKNKHEGALGNLARLYEEKNMTSKAEAILVRLTKLQPKAFAYQLTLAYFYQRQGYQQKAKQAFDRANVLKPRPRRKMRPLLKSRDAP from the coding sequence ATGAAAGCCATGCGAGGCGGCAATTACCCAAAGGCTCGTCAAAACTTTCAAACTCTACTCGGCTCAAATCCAGACTGGGGCCTCGTTCATCTCCAGCTAGGGCAAATGGCACTTAATACTGACTCAAACTCCAAACGGGCAATCAGCCACCTCTCCAAGGCCACCCGGTTGATTCCCACAAACCCCAGAGCACAGCATCAACTTGGCCTCGCATACCAGCTTGGCGGTAACTGCTTAAAAGCACTCGATGCATTCAACAGCGCCATCGAACTGCGCGCCAGCTACCTCAATGCCTATATCTCCAAGGCGCAATGCCAAGAGCAAAAGGGGCAAACCGGTCAAGCGATCAAGACACTTGAGACCGTGTTGGCGATGAAGAATAAACACGAGGGCGCTTTGGGGAATCTGGCCAGGCTTTATGAAGAGAAAAATATGACGTCTAAGGCTGAAGCTATTTTGGTTCGGCTCACTAAACTTCAGCCCAAAGCCTTCGCCTATCAATTAACACTGGCTTATTTTTACCAACGGCAGGGATATCAACAGAAAGCCAAACAAGCATTCGACAGAGCCAATGTCCTTAAACCTCGCCCGCGTCGTAAAATGCGACCGCTTCTTAAATCGAGAGATGCACCTTAG